TAGTTGACTTCAACGATGATCCCATTTTCAACTTTTCGATTTTTGAAGTCATCGACCAAGATGAAATGAAAATTGTGGCTACAGCCACTCACTTCAAATTAAAGGAAATTGCGGAACGACGTAGAATTCCTGGCATCGAAGAATACATCAAAAAATCTCGCCCCATCCACTTAGGTGATCCTCGGAACGAGTCTGCTGGATTCATTCGTAAGTCCATTATCGATTTTAATAAAGGCCTAAGACCAGAAGTCATCTTTATTAATTTGAAAGAGGAAGAAATCCATCCTGAGAAAAAAGTTTTACTCTCAGAAACCATGAACCATGCAATTGGAATTCCTCTCTTTGTGAACGAAAACCCAATTGGGATTTTGTGGGGGATTACGAAAGATCCAATTCCCGAAGACAAAATCCGTCCGCTTACTCTCCAACTTTATTCTTTGTTTGATGTGATTGAGTTTGTTGTGGCAAAAGAAATGGAATCGGGAAACGACCATTACATTGCGCAAAAAAATATCGAAAAGGCAGATACTGTTTCTAATTCTAGAAACTTATTTTACACAACCACAAAAGACCAAAAAGAACCAGTCACTTCCATTATCTTCAAATCCCATCAGTATAATATTGAATATAGGATGGATGCATCTTTTATCATACCCACTACCGATGGTTATGCGGTTTCCCTAAAAAGTTTTACTCCTGAGAAACTAAATAATACAGGTAAAAATCTTTTGCTGATTCCTGGTTTTTTCTGCCGGCGTTCTGTCATGGACAAACTGGCAAAAGAACTTGCCTTAAAATATGGATACCGAGTTTTCCTTATGGATATGCGTGGTAGGTCTAGGCAAACCATGCCAAAACACGGCAAAAAAGAAGGATGGACCGTTGATAATTACATCCAAGATGATTTTCCTGAAATTTTGCGTTGGATTCGTTGGCACTATCCCAGCGAAAGAACCGTCGTACTCGGTCACAGTATGGGGGGAATGATTCCTCGTTTTTATGTATCTTCGTATGAAAAAATCAAAGAACTAAAAGAAGAATTCAATTTACCGCAACCAGAAGAATACATTGCGGGAATTGTTTCCATCACTTCGCCAAACTACATTAGTCTGAAATCCAATTTCATTGGCCTAGATACTTTGAAACGGGGTTTTAGTTTGCTTCCCCATAAAATGATTTCCGATATGATTTTGAGTATGGCTAGTTTTTCGATGCAAGCCACAATCCAGACCATTGACCTAAAGAAGTTTTTCAAATTGATTTTGAACCTTCATTCCAGTTTAAGAAGTTTTAGTTATAATATTGGAACAAAAGTTTTAACGATCAAAGACTTTGTGGGTTATAAAGAAATCACTCCACCAGAATGGTATTTTCTCATGGAAGATGTGTTTTGCGAAGAATCGGTATCAGTGATTATGCAATTTTTCCAAAGCCAAATCTCCAATGAAAGGAGTTTCTGGTCAAACGATGGACGCATCAATTATACCGAAAACTTTCTAAATAATTTTAATATGCCAATCTATAGTGTTGTCGGAACGGTAGATAAAATTGTACCCGAAGAAAGTCTCACGGAGCTGAAAGATCTCAAATCAGAAAACAAGGTGATTACTTATTATGAACAAGGCCACCTTGGGATTATTTTTCATGGGGAAACGGTTAGAAAAATTTGTAGAGGGATTGATGAGTGGATCCAAGGATTAAAATAGATCCAATGTTCCCCTAACGCCCGCTAAACCGGTTATGAATGAGTTCCATTTCTTTTTGAAGGGTGGCATCACGACCGGCAAGGAAATAGGCTCCTCTGACAGGAATACTTGTGATTTCGGAATCTTCTGTGATGGTCACAACAGTTCCTGGAATCTTTGGTTCCAAAATGTAAGTCCAAGACCCCCGCATTTTAAAACTCGCATCGGTTAACTCAATTTTCCAACGTTTGTTGGGAATGGATTCGCGCAGTTCAAAGATCATGTATCCACCCATATCCGGTGTTTCTTCCCACTTAGTCACCGTCCCATCAGGTTTGGTTTCTAAAACTTTGATAGCAACTACCTCCTTTCTGCGATTGGGAAGATCTTTGATATCGGTAACATAGTTCCAAATATCTTCTGGTTCCGCCTTCAGCCATTCACTGGTTTCCGAGTGGAATTTGGGCTCTTGAAAGTATCCCACCGCTAAAAAAAGAACCACAAGCCCAATCAGCAGAAAACTAGTTCCAAAGGAGAAGAGAAGAATTCGTTTCATAACTTTTTTTCTTGCTAAGACGGGGATAAATCAATCATAATCTTTCCCACAATGCATGCAAACGAACAGTTGATCCAAAAGTTTTACACAGCCTTCCAAAATAAAGACGGGCAAACCATGGTGGGTTGTTATCATCCCGATATTGAATTCCAAGATCCCGCCTTTGGTTCCCTCAAAGGAAAGGAAGCGGGGGCAATGTGGCTTATGTTAATCGAACGAAGCCAAAATCTTACCATTCGTTTTTCTAATATCACAGCGGATGATTCCAAAGGATCTGCAGATTGGGAAGCGGACTATAGCTTCAGTAAAACAGGCAGAATGGTTCAAAATAAAATCCATGCGAACTTTACTTTTAAAGACGGTAAGATTCTAGTCCATAAAGATCATTTTTCTATGTGGAAGTGGTTGGGAATGGCCATGGGTCCTGTTGGTTATCTACTCGGTTGGTGGCCGGCTCTTGGAAACAAAGTAAAGAAAGAAGCAATAACGGGATTACAACTATATATGAAACGAAAACGAATGTAGTTTTGTTTTTATAGGGAAGGGAGGTCTCTTCCCTATAAAAAAATTCGAAGCCTTTCTAGAGAAAAGGATTCTTTTAAGGGTTCGGCATATTGGAAAGTCCACCAGCATTGATTACGTCGGTAAATCCAACAGATTCCAAAAAGGATTTAGCACTTCCACTGCGACCACCAGAAGCACAATAGACAACAACCGAACGGTTTTTATCACCAAACTCATCCAAACGTTTAGAAACTTGGTCTACAGGAATATTGATGGCTCCAGGAAAATGTCCTGATTGATATTCTGCGGTAGTTCGAACGTCTACCACGAGAGCACCACCATCAATTTTTTCTTTTAATTGGGTCTGGTTTGCACCTAACGAAGATTTCAATTTATAAACAATAAAGATTACACAAACGACAACTAAAACGATTAGAACAATTCGATTCAAAACTAAACTCCTACTTTATTAGAATAGACGAATGAAATAGAATCATTCGGACCAAGCTCACGAAAAAAACAGGAATAATATCCTGTATGGCAAGCAGCACCAATTTGATTAGTAACATATTGGATAAAAAATGGATTCGAATGTACATAGATCGCAGATAAATTCTGCAAGTGACCCGACTCTTCACCTTTCACCCACTTTCCATTCCGTGACCGACTGTAATAGGTTCCAAGACCTGATTCCACTGCCGCAATCAGACTTTCCTTTTTTCCCCAAGCCAACATCAAATCCTTACCTGTTAGATCTTGGGCAAGAAACGGAGAAAGCGGAGGGATGGTTTCTAAAAATGATTTCCATTCTTCATCCGAAAATTTTAATTTTCCAGATTCCCATAACAGACGTTTGGTACCTATTTCCAGTTTTGAATCTATTTCCAATAATGCATCTTCATCACAATCGACAAACAATCGTTTTTTGCCGAATTCAAAATGATCCACAAAATCTTGTGCTAGTTTGGAACCAACAACTCGCAAACAAACCTCTTTTGAATCCATAGAAGGTTTGGAAATGATTGTAATTTCTTTTCCTGTGGGAAGTTGGATCATAAACTTGTCTCCACAGATAAAATTTCTGTCGATTTTGTTTTTCCGCGAAGGGAAAGAGTGCCCATGGATTTTGTCCTTAAATGTTGGCGATATTCAAGAGAAATTTGGTCATACAATTCTTTTGAGATAAGGAAGTTCCTTTTTAAATCCTTTCCCAAAGATTCCAGTCGACTGGCCGCATTGACTGTATCACCAATGACTGTATATTCTAGTCGTTTTTCCACACCCACATTTCCGACAATGACAGGCCCATAATGAATCCCAATTCGAACGGAAATTGGTTTTTCACCCGTTTTTTCGCGCTTCTGATTCCATAGAGATAAGGCTTGCAACATCGCGACTCCTGCCCTAGCTGCATTCGTTGCATCTTCTTTGGTAGGAAGGGGAGTTCCAAAAGTAACCATCATCCCATCACCGATAAACTTATCGAGTGTTCCTCCATGTTCAAAGACCACATCTAACATAAAACTATGGTATTCGGAAAGTAAGGCCATGGTTTTTTCGGGCCCAAGGGTTTCCGAAATGCCTGTGAAATTTACTATATCACAGAATAATACGGCGACTGTTGATTCCTTTCCGCCAGGTTTAAAAAAATCATCTCCCGCTTGGCCCATTTGGTTGGCAACATTGGGAGAAAAGTAACGGGAAAGTTGAGTCATTTTAATTTCGTTAGTGACTGCCGTAAGAACCGTTCGCCTAACACGGTACGTGAGGTATGCTAAAAAAAATCCGAGAACCCCGATGATCCCCATAGACATTATGTAATTATTGACATGTGCCGCAGGCCCCAGGAAGGCTTCTTTGAAACTTTCTGTGCTAACGAACCTAGGATCTTGTTGTGCATAAACCAAAATCCCTGCCTGGCTAATGACAACTCCCAATGCATAAATCATTGGGTAGATAGGTTGAATGCTAAACGCATTCATTACCAGAGTTCCAGCAATGATAAAATGTAAGTATGTTTTGATTAAATAGGTTCTTGGAACTTGTGCTTCTCCACCCACAGCATTGTACCAAATAAACGGAAGAATCGTGATGATAAATAAATCAATCACAACACAAAACAATCCAACAAAGGAAACAAACTTCCCTTGTTTCAAAAACTTGGACAGAATATAAAGAACTACATTTAAAGCTAACGATATTGAAGTGATGGTTAATATTTCAAATAAAGTCTGAGCAACAAAGAAGGTCCCAATGGTAAGAAGCGAAAAGATTAAAATTTTTCCATATAGGCTAAATTTAATCCCTTCGATTTCTTTTTCCCGTAAGATTTGTTCCGACTTTGTTGCCATTAGTTTATTTTAAAAGGTCACCTGGATTTGCATCACGATCAGGAACAAATAAAGATAATGTTTTGTCTTTTCCTGAGGCAAGTAACATCGCCTCCGATAGGCCGAATTTCATTTGGCGTGGTTTTAAGTTGGCAACCACTACCACTTTTTTTCCGACCAACTCTTCGGCTGTATAACTGGCTTTGATTCCAGCAAATACATTTTTGATTCCCTTTTCTCCCAAGTTTACTCTCACAAACAAGAGTTTGTCGGCCCCTTCCACTGGATTTGCTTCCACTATGTGACCCACCCGGAGTTCTACCTTGGAAAGTTCATCAATAGTGATGTATCCGTCTTCCGATACAGTCGCGGAATTAGAATCAGAACCCGATGTTTTTCCCTGTTCTGGTTTAGACTTTTCTGGATTTGCCTTTTCAAAAGCTTCTTTCGTTTCTTCTATCATAAGTGAAATATTTTTTTCCTCAACACGTTTTGATAACATTTGGTATGGCCCAAGGACTTTGTTTTCCAAAGTCTCGGTAAGATTTAAAAAACTTAAAGTTGGAACTTGGAACAAAGAGGCCAAAGAACTCGTTATGTTCGGTGTCACCGGCGCTAAATAAGTAAACAGAATCTTAGCACAATTAAGGGAAGTGGTCACGACCTCTCTTGCTTTTTCCACATCGGTTTTAACGAGGTTCCACGGAGCATAATCGTTTACATATTTATTTACTTTATCCCCGAGTCCGGTAATTTCTCGCATCACCTTAGAATAATTACGCGAATCATAGGCTTCTCGAATTTCTGCATCTTTCGAAAGAAGTTCCTGGACGAGCGATTTTCCTTCTGGCGAAAGAACACCTAACTTCCGATCCATTTTGTCTAAAATAGAAGTGGAAACACGAGATACCAAATTCACCAAGTTTCCAATCAGGTCGGAATTGACTCTGGATACAAAATCATCAAAAGAAATATCGACATCTTCCATTCCAGAACCCAATCGACAGGCAAGGTAGAACCGAAAATGTTCTACATCCAAAAACTTAGCAAAGGTTGAGGCATTGATAAATGTCCCTCTTGATTTGGACATCTTCTCCCCGTTAACAGTTAAAAATCCATGAACATTGAGTTGTGCTGGTGTTTTATAACCAGATCCCATAAGCATCGCAGGCCAAAAAAGACCATGAAAGTATAAAATGTCCTTCCCTATGAAGTGAACAATTTCTCCTTTTCCATCCTTCCAAAATTCATTAAACTTCTTTTCTTCTTTGAAAAAGTTGAATGAAGATGCCATGTATCCAACGGGTGCATCGAGCCATACATAAAAATATTTGTTTTCTTCTTCTGGAATTGCAAATCCAAAGTAAGGGCCATCCCGACTGATATCCCATTCTTGTAACCCAGAGGTAAACCATTCTTTTAGTTTTTTCTGGGCACCTTCATTCAATCGATTCCCTTCTTCCATCCAAGATTGTAACTGGGATTGAAAGTCTTGGAGTTTGAAAAATAAATGTTTGGATTCTTTCAGAACTGGTGTTGTTCCACAAATAGAACAATAAGAATCTTTTAAATCTTTGGGAGAGTAACTTGTTCCGCAAACCTCACAAGAATCTCCATATTGGTCTTTGGCACCGCATTTCGGACAGGTTCCTTTGATGAATCTATCGGGAAGGAACATTTGATCATGTTCACAATACGACTGTTCGATGTTACGAGCTACAATATGGCCATTTTTCTTTAAGGTAAGATAGATAGACTCAGAGAATTTTTTATTCTCTTCCGAATTTGTCGTATAATAGTTATCATACGAAACTCCAAAGGCGGATAGATCTTTATAGTGTTCCTTCTTTACCTCTTCAATCATGGACTCTGGAGTTTTGCCAGCTTTTTTTGCGGCAATCATGATCGGAGTTCCATGTGTGTCATCGGCACAGAAAAAATAACAATTGTTTCCTACTAACTTTTGGAAACGTACCCAGATATCTGTTTGGACTGCTTCCAAAACATGGCCTAAGTGGATGGAACCGTTGGCATAGGGAAGAGCACTTGTAACTAGTATGTTTTTCGACATAGATTAATTCCAGTTTCCTGATTCGAAGTTCCAATTCAGCCCATTTTTGGGAAAAATCAAGAAAAGAGTAAAAAAATGAAGTTGAACGGAGAATCCGAGGCAATAAAATTCCTGTTTGTTATGGCAAAGAAAATCGTTCAAAATTTGAAACAAGTCAAGGGCAACAAAAACAAACATCCGGAATCGATCCAGTCGACTCTGGACATAGAAAGTGACCTTCATATTGAATATGCCAAAGTCCTTCTTAGTTTGTGGTCGTATGCTTGCAATGCAGATGGTCAGTTCAAAAAAAAAGAAGGGGATATCGTAGGGGAACTAGTCAACGTACTATTTGAACCGGATTGCCTTCTCAGTGGATTCCAAGCCCAGAAAAAACCAGTTTTAGAAATTCTTTCAAAGACTTTTGAAAATCCTCTCCCAATGAAAACAATCACCAAAGTAGTTTCCGATAACGATGAATACGCATTGAACTTTTTTGAAGATGCGGTTTGTATCGTTGCTTCTGATGGGGCTCTCAATGCGAAAGAAATGCATTTTTTGGAGGACTTAGCGACGGAGCTAAATATAAGCCACATGGATAAAGTTAGAGTCGAACAGAAATACCTAACCTAAAGGTTTCTATTTCATCCTACTTGGAAGTTTAATTTCGATATCCCTTGAGTTAGACCTGGGATGAGTGAATGCTATCGATCCACCTATGGATCTGCAACCGTAAAAGAATCTTTCATTATTTTATCAAATCAACCCAAATTAAGGATCACTACCTTGGTTTGGAATAACAAATCCAATGTCTGTCTGTAACTGGTTCTAAATTCAATTTTGAATCCAACCGAATTATCTCTAACATTTCTTTCACTTCTTCGATTCGATAAGCCGCAAGTAAACTATTATAAAAATCTTTTTTTAAAATCTCTGTTGCATCATTCGCATAACGATCGATTAGTTGATTCGCACTGGCTCGAGAGTCAGGTCTCATCAAATCAGAAATAAAGATAAAACTATCTTGATGGATTGATCTTTGCACAGCAGCCCAAAATTCGAATGGGTCATGTAAATGGTGTAATAATGAATTCGAAAATACTAAATCATAGAGGGATTCGGGAACGAAGTCCTGAATGAGTTCTTTTTTAAAATCTATTTTATTGTATCTTTTTTTTGACACAAGTGTGTCGATACGCTTCTTACAAAGATCTATCATGAATTCGGAACCATCCAGAAATGTAAAATTCGCCATCGGAAATTGTGAATACAACCGAGATGACATATCCCCAGGCCCACAACCTAAATCCAAAACGGATTCTGGTGCAAACCCTTGAGGAAGTCTATCTTGAAATTTACGAATGAGAAAGGAATGTGCAGTTTCAAAATCAGCTTTAGCATAAGATTCTACTTGGGTAGGATCTTCCATAAGTTCTGTTTCAGGAATCCGAACCATATAGTGAAAGGAAAAGTTTACAGATCGTTTCATTCTCTATTAAGGATAAAAATCTCATGAAACAAGTGTTTCTATCCATTCTTTTCTTTGTCTTTCTGACAAATTGTATACTTACAGAAGGAATTGGAATTCCTACTTATGGAGCCATCAAAGGTTCGGAAGCAAAAAAAAGAATCTCCGAGGCGATTTTCGAGGCCGAATCAACCGCTTCTGGTTACTGGTTGGCTCAATCAGGAATGAAAGGGGGGCAAGGCCCGATCTCTCCCCTTCTACTCATCAATGGTGTTTTGGCTAAAACCGTCTATTCCTATCTTGCGGATATAGACGATGATGAATCCTTTATGGAATCATCTGTTTTACAATGTGAATCCGATATCCGTACCAAAGGAGCTTTGGTTTTGGGAAGTATCTATGATGGTTTAACAACTGTTGGGGGAGTCACTCGTGATGCCGTTCTCCTACCAGAGTTTGCCTCCTGTGACTTAGAAAATACAGGCAAAATCATTACGATAGAGCCAATTCGTTTTTAAATGAGGAGCCTTATGAAATCTAATACCTATATAATCTTAGTATCTATCTTATCGTTAAGTTTTTTTGTAAATTGTCTAAAATCTGTTGAGACGGACAAAGAGGCCAGGTCGATGCTTTTGGCGGGAATCGCCGGTTCCTGTTTCAGCATCGATACATGTTTTGATCAATATGCAAAAACAACCGATGAAGGTGCTAGTTTTCAAGTTTATAATGAAACAGGTACCCGGATTTACGCAAGGCAATCAGTATTGAATTACAACACTTATAGACCCATTGCATCCGGATCCAAATGGGTGACTGCGATTACCGCCATGCGGGCAATAGATTGTAATACCGCCAGTGGAACTTATGCAGGCTGTGGCTCTGTGACAACGGGAACCTGTGTTACAGGTGGAGCACTCTCACTTAGCAGGACCACAGGTGAAATTCTTGGTTGGACAGGAACCAAAGGAACAATCACTCTTCGCCAATTATTATCCTTTACCTCAGGCCTGAACGCTGGTGGTGGGAATGGATCGGGCCAAGTCACTTGTATTTCCACATTGCCAGTGGGGGCAACTGGAACGCAGAAAGATACTTGTGTTAACGAAATCCGTGACCAATCCACAGGAACACCAGGCGCTCTATTTCAATACAATTCCAATCATATGGCAGTCGCACAACGTATGTTAGAGGTCTCTTGTGCTAAAACTTGGGATACTTTGTTTACTCAACTGATTGTAAATCCTTTAGGATGGGACGCAAGCCAAGCCGTTTGGAGTGGCAACATTCGCTCAACCGAAGCCACGGATGGAAGTTTATCCGGTGCCTATGGACTTTCGATCTCACCTGAACACTATGCTCGAATGCTAAATGCCCTACTCACCAATGGAACTGCGAAAAATTCCTCGGGTGCCAATATCGCTAATTTTCTCTCCACAACATCGGTGACAGAAATTTTAGCAGACCAATACAATGGAGCAAAGATTGGATACTCTCAATTTTCAGCCTTTGGATATCGATGGCAATATGGATTAGGTAACTGGAGATTTTGTACGACTACGGATATTCCCGCAGAATGCGATCGTGACCTTATCTCTCACAGTATAGGAATCAACGGATTCTATCCTTGGGTGGATAAAAATCGAAATTATATGGCGATCCTTGCTGTAAATAATATAGGAAGAAAAAATGGATTGAGTTTGTTACCAGCTTCATCAACCTCATTATTCTTTGCAGAAACAGTGAGACCACTCATTCACTTACAAATAGGCAGGTAACCCATGATAAAAAAACAAATCCTTATACTGACATTGATAGGAGTATCCCTGCTATCGACTGTATCCTCTCTTGTAGCCCAATCCCCCGAATGGTCGGAATCTAAACGAAAAAAAGGAATCCAAGTTTTGACACGTCCTTTTGCAGGTTCTAACCTTGATGAATTTTTAGGCCGAACGGAAGTAGATGCCTCTATCTCTCAAATTGTTGCACTACTTACTGATTCTGCATCCTGTAAAAATCTTTACCACCAATGTAAGGAACTCACCGTTCTTTCAGGAACAGAAAAAAAATCTATTGTTTATCTTAGAAATGGTGCTCCTTGGCCGGTCAATGATCGCGATTTGATTATGGACAGAGGATTTGAACAAAATGAAAAAACATTAGCAACTGTAATGAAGATCAAACGGTTGGATTCTAATGCTCGTCCCGTTCCCTCCGGTGTCACTCGTATGGAAAACTTTGAAGGTGTTTGGCGAATCATTCCTCTTGCCAATGGAAAACTAAAAATTGAATACCAAGCACATTTTGAACCAGGTGGGTCAGTACCACAATCCGTAATCAATTTGGTTTTAACAGACAC
The sequence above is drawn from the Leptospira sp. WS4.C2 genome and encodes:
- a CDS encoding alpha/beta fold hydrolase, translating into MVSPDKIYIFPVPKTTFQFLENIWQSFTNKMVSLVDFNDDPIFNFSIFEVIDQDEMKIVATATHFKLKEIAERRRIPGIEEYIKKSRPIHLGDPRNESAGFIRKSIIDFNKGLRPEVIFINLKEEEIHPEKKVLLSETMNHAIGIPLFVNENPIGILWGITKDPIPEDKIRPLTLQLYSLFDVIEFVVAKEMESGNDHYIAQKNIEKADTVSNSRNLFYTTTKDQKEPVTSIIFKSHQYNIEYRMDASFIIPTTDGYAVSLKSFTPEKLNNTGKNLLLIPGFFCRRSVMDKLAKELALKYGYRVFLMDMRGRSRQTMPKHGKKEGWTVDNYIQDDFPEILRWIRWHYPSERTVVLGHSMGGMIPRFYVSSYEKIKELKEEFNLPQPEEYIAGIVSITSPNYISLKSNFIGLDTLKRGFSLLPHKMISDMILSMASFSMQATIQTIDLKKFFKLILNLHSSLRSFSYNIGTKVLTIKDFVGYKEITPPEWYFLMEDVFCEESVSVIMQFFQSQISNERSFWSNDGRINYTENFLNNFNMPIYSVVGTVDKIVPEESLTELKDLKSENKVITYYEQGHLGIIFHGETVRKICRGIDEWIQGLK
- a CDS encoding SRPBCC family protein, encoding MKRILLFSFGTSFLLIGLVVLFLAVGYFQEPKFHSETSEWLKAEPEDIWNYVTDIKDLPNRRKEVVAIKVLETKPDGTVTKWEETPDMGGYMIFELRESIPNKRWKIELTDASFKMRGSWTYILEPKIPGTVVTITEDSEITSIPVRGAYFLAGRDATLQKEMELIHNRFSGR
- a CDS encoding nuclear transport factor 2 family protein, producing the protein MHANEQLIQKFYTAFQNKDGQTMVGCYHPDIEFQDPAFGSLKGKEAGAMWLMLIERSQNLTIRFSNITADDSKGSADWEADYSFSKTGRMVQNKIHANFTFKDGKILVHKDHFSMWKWLGMAMGPVGYLLGWWPALGNKVKKEAITGLQLYMKRKRM
- a CDS encoding rhodanese-like domain-containing protein encodes the protein MNRIVLIVLVVVCVIFIVYKLKSSLGANQTQLKEKIDGGALVVDVRTTAEYQSGHFPGAINIPVDQVSKRLDEFGDKNRSVVVYCASGGRSGSAKSFLESVGFTDVINAGGLSNMPNP
- a CDS encoding phosphoribosyl-AMP cyclohydrolase — protein: MIQLPTGKEITIISKPSMDSKEVCLRVVGSKLAQDFVDHFEFGKKRLFVDCDEDALLEIDSKLEIGTKRLLWESGKLKFSDEEWKSFLETIPPLSPFLAQDLTGKDLMLAWGKKESLIAAVESGLGTYYSRSRNGKWVKGEESGHLQNLSAIYVHSNPFFIQYVTNQIGAACHTGYYSCFFRELGPNDSISFVYSNKVGV
- a CDS encoding adenylate/guanylate cyclase domain-containing protein produces the protein MATKSEQILREKEIEGIKFSLYGKILIFSLLTIGTFFVAQTLFEILTITSISLALNVVLYILSKFLKQGKFVSFVGLFCVVIDLFIITILPFIWYNAVGGEAQVPRTYLIKTYLHFIIAGTLVMNAFSIQPIYPMIYALGVVISQAGILVYAQQDPRFVSTESFKEAFLGPAAHVNNYIMSMGIIGVLGFFLAYLTYRVRRTVLTAVTNEIKMTQLSRYFSPNVANQMGQAGDDFFKPGGKESTVAVLFCDIVNFTGISETLGPEKTMALLSEYHSFMLDVVFEHGGTLDKFIGDGMMVTFGTPLPTKEDATNAARAGVAMLQALSLWNQKREKTGEKPISVRIGIHYGPVIVGNVGVEKRLEYTVIGDTVNAASRLESLGKDLKRNFLISKELYDQISLEYRQHLRTKSMGTLSLRGKTKSTEILSVETSL
- the metG gene encoding methionine--tRNA ligase, translated to MSKNILVTSALPYANGSIHLGHVLEAVQTDIWVRFQKLVGNNCYFFCADDTHGTPIMIAAKKAGKTPESMIEEVKKEHYKDLSAFGVSYDNYYTTNSEENKKFSESIYLTLKKNGHIVARNIEQSYCEHDQMFLPDRFIKGTCPKCGAKDQYGDSCEVCGTSYSPKDLKDSYCSICGTTPVLKESKHLFFKLQDFQSQLQSWMEEGNRLNEGAQKKLKEWFTSGLQEWDISRDGPYFGFAIPEEENKYFYVWLDAPVGYMASSFNFFKEEKKFNEFWKDGKGEIVHFIGKDILYFHGLFWPAMLMGSGYKTPAQLNVHGFLTVNGEKMSKSRGTFINASTFAKFLDVEHFRFYLACRLGSGMEDVDISFDDFVSRVNSDLIGNLVNLVSRVSTSILDKMDRKLGVLSPEGKSLVQELLSKDAEIREAYDSRNYSKVMREITGLGDKVNKYVNDYAPWNLVKTDVEKAREVVTTSLNCAKILFTYLAPVTPNITSSLASLFQVPTLSFLNLTETLENKVLGPYQMLSKRVEEKNISLMIEETKEAFEKANPEKSKPEQGKTSGSDSNSATVSEDGYITIDELSKVELRVGHIVEANPVEGADKLLFVRVNLGEKGIKNVFAGIKASYTAEELVGKKVVVVANLKPRQMKFGLSEAMLLASGKDKTLSLFVPDRDANPGDLLK
- a CDS encoding TerB family tellurite resistance protein produces the protein MKLNGESEAIKFLFVMAKKIVQNLKQVKGNKNKHPESIQSTLDIESDLHIEYAKVLLSLWSYACNADGQFKKKEGDIVGELVNVLFEPDCLLSGFQAQKKPVLEILSKTFENPLPMKTITKVVSDNDEYALNFFEDAVCIVASDGALNAKEMHFLEDLATELNISHMDKVRVEQKYLT
- a CDS encoding trans-aconitate 2-methyltransferase translates to MKRSVNFSFHYMVRIPETELMEDPTQVESYAKADFETAHSFLIRKFQDRLPQGFAPESVLDLGCGPGDMSSRLYSQFPMANFTFLDGSEFMIDLCKKRIDTLVSKKRYNKIDFKKELIQDFVPESLYDLVFSNSLLHHLHDPFEFWAAVQRSIHQDSFIFISDLMRPDSRASANQLIDRYANDATEILKKDFYNSLLAAYRIEEVKEMLEIIRLDSKLNLEPVTDRHWICYSKPR
- a CDS encoding TIGR04452 family lipoprotein — protein: MKQVFLSILFFVFLTNCILTEGIGIPTYGAIKGSEAKKRISEAIFEAESTASGYWLAQSGMKGGQGPISPLLLINGVLAKTVYSYLADIDDDESFMESSVLQCESDIRTKGALVLGSIYDGLTTVGGVTRDAVLLPEFASCDLENTGKIITIEPIRF
- a CDS encoding serine hydrolase domain-containing protein, producing the protein MKSNTYIILVSILSLSFFVNCLKSVETDKEARSMLLAGIAGSCFSIDTCFDQYAKTTDEGASFQVYNETGTRIYARQSVLNYNTYRPIASGSKWVTAITAMRAIDCNTASGTYAGCGSVTTGTCVTGGALSLSRTTGEILGWTGTKGTITLRQLLSFTSGLNAGGGNGSGQVTCISTLPVGATGTQKDTCVNEIRDQSTGTPGALFQYNSNHMAVAQRMLEVSCAKTWDTLFTQLIVNPLGWDASQAVWSGNIRSTEATDGSLSGAYGLSISPEHYARMLNALLTNGTAKNSSGANIANFLSTTSVTEILADQYNGAKIGYSQFSAFGYRWQYGLGNWRFCTTTDIPAECDRDLISHSIGINGFYPWVDKNRNYMAILAVNNIGRKNGLSLLPASSTSLFFAETVRPLIHLQIGR
- a CDS encoding START domain-containing protein; this translates as MIKKQILILTLIGVSLLSTVSSLVAQSPEWSESKRKKGIQVLTRPFAGSNLDEFLGRTEVDASISQIVALLTDSASCKNLYHQCKELTVLSGTEKKSIVYLRNGAPWPVNDRDLIMDRGFEQNEKTLATVMKIKRLDSNARPVPSGVTRMENFEGVWRIIPLANGKLKIEYQAHFEPGGSVPQSVINLVLTDTPYESLLNIHKLVEEGKHKDTKFDWIKEPTKTNPN